A segment of the Gemmatimonadales bacterium genome:
GGCCAGCGGCGCGTAGAAGTCGTGCGTCGTCGCGGACGCGAGGGAGTTGACCGAGCTGGCCACGGTGCTCATCGCGGCGGCGAGGATCCCCGCCACCGCGAGCCCCGCGATGCCGCCCGAGAGGTGCCGGGTGATGAAGTTCGGGAACACCTCGTCGCCCGCCATGCGCTCGCCGTCGGGGAACGCAGCCCAGAGCGCGGCGCCCACCAGCAGGAAGAGCGCGAACTGCGCGATCACCACGACGCCGCTCGCCACCAGAGCCAGGCGCGCGTCCCTCAGCGAGCGGGTGGCGAGCAGCCGTTGGACGATGAGGTGGTCGGTGCCGTGGGATGCCGCCGACAGCAGCGCGCCGCCCACGACGGCGGTGAGGAATGAGAATGGGGCGCTGAAAGAGACGTGCATGTCGAGTACGCGGAGCTTGCCGACAGCGTCCGCGGCACGGAGCGCATCGGGCGCCATCGCGAGGGCGGCGTAGAGCGCTGCCGCGCCCGCGAGCATGTAGACGACCCACTGCACGACGTCCACCCAGACCACGGCCCGGAGGCCGCCGGTGTAGGTGTAGAGCAGCGTCGCCGCGCCGAGAGCGATGATGGAGGCGGGATACGACCAGCCGGTGATGACGGCGAGGGGGATGGCGGTGGCGAAGACGCGCACGCTGTCGCCGAGGGCGCGGGTCAGCATGAAGACGGCGGACGTGGTCCGGCGCGCTCCGTCACCCCAGCGGGTGCCGAGCACCTGGTAAGCGGTCTGGATCTCTCCGGCGAAGTAGCCCGGCAGCAGCAGCCACGCCACGAAGATCCGGCCGATCAGGTAGCCGAAGGCGATCTGGAGGAACGTGAGGTCGCCCTTGAAGGCGATTCCGGGGACCGAGATGACCGTGA
Coding sequences within it:
- a CDS encoding sodium:solute symporter, whose protein sequence is MGQRDWIVAAAYMLGVVALGMWLGRRQQGASDYFLGKHGLPWWAILLSIVATETSALTVISVPGIAFKGDLTFLQIAFGYLIGRIFVAWLLLPGYFAGEIQTAYQVLGTRWGDGARRTTSAVFMLTRALGDSVRVFATAIPLAVITGWSYPASIIALGAATLLYTYTGGLRAVVWVDVVQWVVYMLAGAAALYAALAMAPDALRAADAVGKLRVLDMHVSFSAPFSFLTAVVGGALLSAASHGTDHLIVQRLLATRSLRDARLALVASGVVVIAQFALFLLVGAALWAAFPDGERMAGDEVFPNFITRHLSGGIAGLAVAGILAAAMSTVASSVNSLASATTHDFYAPLARRQGDDQHLLRMGRLFTAAWAVVLVGGALLFPRRDAPVVVVALSIASLTYGALLGAFILARVPRVRERDAIVAIVLGALLMSVVVFSAQLTALLGAPPMMVTLSKLAWPWYVPAGTALTVSIGMAASMLPDDASRT